A genomic window from Spodoptera frugiperda isolate SF20-4 chromosome 29, AGI-APGP_CSIRO_Sfru_2.0, whole genome shotgun sequence includes:
- the LOC118268693 gene encoding DNA excision repair protein ERCC-1, protein MELEDGFDDLLAQISEPTSPKQLKLESETLQQVQPGTSKEPVSKPASSKTHCVLVNQKQRGNPVLKFITSVPWEYDDIIPDYEVGKTICLLFLSLRYHNMNPDYIHNRIKELGKKYELRVLLVQVDLKDPHVVLKNLTRICLLTDLTLMLAWNPEEAAKIIENYKIYENKPPDRIMEKIENDPHQKVVNALTTIKPVNKTDAMTLISIFGTLENIIKASETRLAECPGFGATKAKKLYKALHEPFLKRGNVNRNKDKNDFEGDLSIEDIEKLESEVEKNIEEEKQQNCEENTTES, encoded by the exons ATGGAATTAGAAGACGGTTTTGATGATTTACTTGCCCAAATCAGTGAGCCAACATCTCCAAAGCAATTAAAACTTGAATCGGAAACTTTACAGCAAGTTCAGCCGG GAACATCCAAGGAGCCGGTTTCTAAGCCAGCTTCTTCTAAGACACACTGTGTATTAGTAAATCAGAAACAG AGAGGCAATCCAGTACTAAAGTTTATAACAAGTGTTCCTTGGGAGTATGACGATATAATCCCCGATTATGAGGTGGGTAAGACAATATGCCTGCTGTTCCTCTCACTGAGGTACCACAACATGAATCCAGATTACATACATAACAGGATCAAGGAACTTGGCAAGAAGTATGAACTTAGGGTTCTCTTGGTACAG GTTGACCTCAAAGATCCACATGTAGTATTAAAAAATTTAACAAGAATATGCTTGCTGACAGATTTAACACTAATGTTAGCATGGAATCCAGAGGAAGCAGCCAAGATTATAGAAAACTACAAGATCTATGAGAATAAGCCACCTGACAGGATCATGGAAAAGATTGAAAATGATCCTCATCAGAAG GTGGTAAACGCCTTAACGACAATAAAGCCAGTAAACAAAACGGATGCCATGACTTTAATATCAATATTCGGaacattagaaaatataataaaggctTCGGAAACTAGACTTGCCGAGTGTCCCGGGTTTGGCGCGACTAAAGCTAAGAAACTCTACAAGGCATTGCATGAGCCGTTTTTAAAAAGAGGTAATGTTAATaggaataaagataaaaatgatTTCGAGGGAGATTTAAGTATAGAAGACATTGAGAAGCTAGAGAGTGAAGTAGAGAAGAATATTGAAGAAGAGAAACAACAGAACTGTGAAGAAAATACAACAGAAAGCTGA
- the LOC118268691 gene encoding major facilitator superfamily domain-containing protein 9-like, translating into MVSPYATFLLVCFLDLISVSFIVPYLDIHAKELSFSYFQIGLVWVVYPLCQIISSPVIGSLGDVTSRKQVLLICLLICTCAYFWLGIASSLYVFLSLRIVLGIFKQTQILIRALAPEYIHEPNKVSILYGKLLSLGSFGQTLGSFVSKYPIETYPRIGFTLMCGVLSIFFGINAALINSLPETKTREEKKEEISNTSLRKTSSLASTFTTIKHTYNTLYSVNWLNLWDILLFKLLMSISTGLYYNNFRIYLKNTYDLSNVSIVCILLFEAIISSIVNNSVAFINKLYINDRDYSQRIFHTFLGIVLTLVALGMVSSLPLYVLLLVPKAVSFALARIVTLAAIMSRSAPSNRGTLIGALYSASSLAYIITPIIGGFIIQYLSISYVYFIASLFAATGLVISQMRIRFVKEKIK; encoded by the exons atggtttCACCGTATGCGACGTTTCTTCTTGTCTGTTTCTTG gaTCTCATTTCAGTTTCCTTCATAGTGCCGTATCTGGATATTCATGCAAAGGAATTAAGCTTCAGTTACTTTCAGATAGGACTAGTGTGGGTGGTCTATCCACTATGTCAAATTATATCATCACCAGTTATA GGAAGCCTCGGTGACGTCACGAGTCGAAAAcaagtattattaatatgtttacTTATTTGCACCTGCGCATATTTTTGGTTGGGAATAGCGTCATCTCTATATGTTTTCTTAAGTCTACGTATTGTATTAg GAATATTCAAGCAAACTCAGATACTAATTAGAGCCTTAGCTCCCGAGTACATACATGAACCGAACAAAGTATCCATTCTGTATGGAAAATTACTATCATTGGGATCATTTGGACAAACCCTGGGCTCTTTTGTTAGCAAATATCCCATTGAAACGTACCCCAGAATTGGTTTCACGTTGATGTGTGGAGTTTTATCCATATTTTTTGGAATTAATGCAG CGCTAATTAATTCACTACCAGAAACTAAAACAAGAGAGGAAAAGAAGGAAGAAATATCAAATACAAGTTTAAGAAAAACTTCGTCGCTGGCATCCACATTTACCACAATCAAACACACTTACAACACTCTGTATAGCGTAAACTGGCTTAATTTATGGGACATACTGTTATTCAAACTTCTCATGTCTATTTCTACGggactttattataataatttccgTATATATTTAAAGAATACATACGATTTATCGAATGTTTCAATCGTCTGTATCTTACTATTTGAAGCCATAATCTCATCAATTGTGAATAACTCAGTagcttttattaataaattgtatattaatgATAGGGATTACAGTCAACGTATTTTCCATACGTTTCTTGGTATTGTGTTGACTTTAGTAGCTTTAGGAATGGTTTCTAGTTTACCTTTGTACGTTCTATTGTTAGTTCCTAAGGCCGTGTCGTTCGCTTTGGCAAGAATAGTAACTTTGGCAGCTATAATGAGCAGGAGTGCGCCTAGTAATCGAGGGACTTTAATAGGGGCTTTATACAGTGCTAGTTCTTTAGCCTATATCATCACTCCAATCATTGGAGGATTCATTATTCAGTACTTAAGTATTTCCTATGTGTATTTCATTGCTTCTTTATTTGCTGCAACTGGACTTGTTATAAGCCAAATGAGAATAAGATTTGTAAAAGAAAagattaaatga